A genomic window from Vicinamibacterales bacterium includes:
- the clpP gene encoding ATP-dependent Clp endopeptidase proteolytic subunit ClpP, with amino-acid sequence MTDSRMQLVPMVVEQTNRGERAYDIFSRLLKDNIIFIGTPIDDAVANLVIAQMLFLEAEDPDKDILLYINSPGGVITAGLAIYDTMQYVRPDVQTLCIGQAASIAAVLLAAGAKGKRASLPSSRILIHQPWMSGLGGQATDIALAAKEILRQRERINEIMVEHTGQSVKRIQEDTERDYIMSPDEGKEYGIIDDVLRKRV; translated from the coding sequence GTGACCGACTCGCGCATGCAGCTCGTGCCCATGGTGGTCGAACAGACCAACCGCGGCGAGCGAGCCTACGACATCTTCTCGCGGCTGCTGAAGGACAACATCATCTTCATCGGCACGCCGATCGACGACGCGGTCGCGAACCTCGTGATCGCGCAGATGCTGTTCCTGGAAGCCGAGGACCCGGACAAGGACATCCTGCTCTACATCAACAGCCCCGGCGGCGTCATCACGGCGGGCCTGGCCATCTACGACACGATGCAGTACGTGCGTCCGGACGTGCAGACGCTGTGCATCGGCCAGGCGGCCTCGATCGCGGCCGTGCTGCTGGCCGCGGGCGCGAAGGGCAAGCGCGCGTCGCTGCCCAGCTCGCGCATCCTCATCCATCAGCCGTGGATGTCCGGGCTGGGGGGGCAGGCCACCGACATCGCGCTGGCGGCGAAGGAGATCCTGCGCCAGCGCGAGCGCATCAACGAGATCATGGTGGAGCACACGGGTCAGTCCGTGAAGCGCATCCAGGAGGACACGGAGCGCGACTACATCATGTCGCCCGACGAAGGGAAGGAGTACGGAATTATTGACGACGTGCTCCGGAAACGGGTGTAA